DNA sequence from the Ctenopharyngodon idella isolate HZGC_01 chromosome 14, HZGC01, whole genome shotgun sequence genome:
ACTATTGTAACAAAAAATTATAACACTTTCTGTAATTTAAGTTTAAGGTCTTTAAGCTGTTGAGCAAACATTCCTTCAAATATTTTTGGCTACCATCTGTTAAATCTTAATGCATTTAATTAGAAACCCGAACACATGgtgttaaactttttttttttaatatagggtcacactttatatatttaaagtgaatactacagttcaaaagtttggggtctgcaagattttctttttattaggTGACTGGCCAAAATAGGCAGCGAACACTCATGATATgacttctatttcaaataaatcctctcaaagaattttaaagtgtattaaaGTTTGGCAAAAATgttgagcagcacaactttttcaacattgagcattaaatcagcatattggaatggtTTCtttaggatcatgtgactctgaagattggagtaatgatgctgaaaattcaggtttTCAACCACCAGaataaaagactttttaaaatattaaaaattgcatatttttcagTCACTTTGGTACGTTTCTTGAATCATACTTAAGATTTGCAAACCAGTAGGTGTGTTTCTCAAAACAATTCGTACAAATAGCAGCACACAATGGATTACCTGCAAAACCCTGTAAcctgctcaaaatacttaagtTCATCTCTCAGAAGTAAGTATTTGTCAGTGAACATCAGTGCTATCAGAATGACAAGTCCTTGTGTCTTTGTTCACAAACAAGATAGTCAAAATGTAGTCATGTTGTCAGTATTTTCAGACATAAACCATGGCTATGATTTTGATGACTGATTGAAAATGCACAAGACTGCACTTTATCTGTATGgcatatataaatttaaaccaTACAAATTTACACTGTGGGATGCTGATTGCAAGAGACTGGACAGGATTCAGTTACATTTTTACTATGGGTCTGTCAACAAATTAAAGTACAATGTCATTGCGatttaaagaaaaagacaagactctctctctctctatatatataaatacattcatgcacacacatactttATATAtgtacgtgtgtgtttgtgtgttacatTATGTCTTTACTTCGACGTTACTGCTAATACAGATTGCCACAGTGCAGCACCCAAAGTAGatttactgtataatgtaaAATGCAAGTATATAGCATTACAGTAAGTTCACAGTATAGTGAACATTGTCTGATTACATACCTATTCTGTCTAAACATTTGAATGTTTGAGGACATGGTTGTTCTCCCAACATTCGGCTATACCTTTCGACCCGCCACTGCCATAATGTCATGACTGAGAACATGGTCCACAATAATGGCCCTTATTTCATGAGAAGGCCTCTTCTATCTCTTCCTCTGTACCCTTCCACCACACATCCTGGCGGATGAGCCAGTTTTTCATCACAGTAAGTGGCAAAATGTCAGTCATATATCTTAGCATATGTATAAAAAACAGTTGCTCACTTCAAGCTTTTGAAGAATTGACAAACAATGTCAACATGGTTTTATGAAAAGAGACAAGTTTATTAATAAGTATATTGACAATGTCAATACATATATTAAGAAATTATCAAATGATCTATTAACCACTCATTGAAgcaaatttattttgtaaatgtattcaGGGTCTATGCTCGTGTGCATAtccagttttattttacaaatatcaaATAAGCACTACTTACTACCCACTACTATTGAAATCAACTCTCTGAATTCAACTTTCTAGAAATGTAAGAGCAAAGCAACAATGTTTTACTATAAACAAATTTAATCTCCAAGCCTTCATCTGACCCTGTTCCAATCGAACAATAATACCTGTGAAAATTCTGAGTGATGGGGTACAACCATGTAATGATCAAAAGACACCGCCTGATGAATGGTTGCTGTATTGTGTCTTTCTCAATCACTAGCAATAGTACATGACCCCAGAGATACACAAACCAAGTATATGCTTCTTATTACAAAATGTTAGACATGTAGATGTTAGGATAATAGTCcaagaaattgcttttttttttttttattgtttggatTGGAACACAATCTGCTCTGAAGTGGCATGTTGGGATATGAACACTTGATTAGCGTAGTGTTACTAGCTCCTCTGAGGATGTTGGGTGGATGGCAATGGTTCTGTCAAAGTCTGCTTTAGTAGCCCCCATGTTAACAGCCACAGCAAAACCCTGAAGCATCTCATCACAGCCAAAACCCTGCATATGGAGACCAACCacctaaaaaagaaaagaggttTAGAAGTGACTTAATGAAAATGGCTTATTGTAACAGCAAAGAGACTGatcaaatacaattaaataatgaTCCTTATTGATATTTCATACTCATTTATGATCGAAGGACTGATTATGCCCTCACCTTTTCGTCTTTGCCAGCACACACCAACTTCATGATGCACTGACTCTTTCGAGTGGTGATGGCGTAATACATGGGGGTGAAAGAAGTGGTATAAACCTTCACGTTGTCCTTTCCCCAGGTCTTGATTGCTTCATCTacaatacattacattattaaataacccattaaataatataaacagaTAAAGCTTCTGATTTTAATACTGtattattaaagtgcccctattatgctattttaaaggttcctaattttgttttggagatctcctacaataggtttacatgcatccaaggtaaaaaaaacaacaaaaacacacaccttAATTTTCTCATACATTACACATTACCTCATTTCTCAAGGAGTCTGAAAACGGTcgaggattcagtctctctaaacccctcttttccgagagcctactctgctctaaTTGGTCAGATatcccagtctgttgtgattggtctaccgcttacagcgcgtgtcagaaacaaaacagccatttccatatctgaatttcaggtCCGGAGGATACGAACAGTAATGATGGTAACGTTTTTTTCCATATCAATTCCAGCATGAGTCCTGATCCTTTTGaaatgcaaagtggatttgcagtgctgaaaacagcgtcttctcaacatgtcgacaacacaaactAAACTGTTCCAGACCTCAGCTAGAActgcagtgtttgagggcgggtcaaagtagacgttgtttacaggcagccaatgaagaccataggctggcattatgcaaatttgttagaTTGTTACGTAGGTATGTAACAGAGACAAGAGACAAAAACTTTATTGCaaactgcatgaaaggtaatattcaaaaaagcataataggggcactttaaatgatgaaattaacattaactaagattaataaatgctttcgaattatttttcatcattaggtcatgttaaagggttcacccaaaaatgaaaattatcccataatttactcaccctcaagtcatcctaggtgtatatggctaTTTTTCCTACAAAAAAGCATCACTTCACGCATTAACCCCCTGGAACCGTATGGATTACCTTTATGATggatttttttgggcttcaaaaaaatGGTACtgttcactcccattataaagcatggaagagccaggatatttttaatataactcagattgtgtttggctgaaagaagatagtcatatacacctaggatgacttgagagtgagtaaatcacgggataattttcatttttgggtgaaaaatgaaaactaactTTAACTAATtcagttaactaatgttaacaaatgaactttttgtagtgttaccaataaaaaataaatactagaTGAAAAacgtaaattaaaaaaaaaacccacttgAATTGAAAAcggaaaattagaaatgtttccttggtaactaactgaaataaaataagttgaagttgaagtactaaaattactcaaactaaaactgaaataaaaatcaattaaagctatttatatatatatatatatatatataaaaaactaatacaaattacaaaagcacaataaaattaCTAAGGAATGAAAActgctaattcaaaataatcagtactgtaatagtatataaataaaactaaaataacaaaatagaatactaaatattaaaatagctACATAGAGAGTCTGATGAAAATCTCAAGATACTATAAGACAGCATTATTTGTACATAAGCTCACCTTCAGTTAGTCCTACTGTGCCTATAGGTGGGTGGCTGAACACAACTGTAGGGATATTATTATAATCGATTTTGGAGTCTGCTTTGCCCTCAAACAGTCGGTGAGCAAGCTTTCTGCCAGCAGCAATAGCAACTATCCACACAAAAAAAGGGAAACAACAACAGCTCAATAGTATAAACTGAGTATACATTCCTATTAAACAGACGCTTAACAATTAAAGTTAGGGGCCCTGTGATGTAACCCCCACATAAATCTAATTCTCTTTAAGGATGTGATCCTGAAACCTTACCAGGTGTAAGAAGAGCTCTCCCACAAACATCTCCAACTGCATAGATGCCTGGACGTGTAGTGTTCTGGAACTCATCCACCACGATATGTCCCCTTTCATCAATCTTCACACCCTGAATAACAATACACCCTCTGTTATTCATACTTTATCACCAAGTGATACAGTGCAAGAAAAAGTCTACAATACTATCTATCTAGTGTGGCTTCTGCGATTTGAAGGGATGCTTTATCGACAGCTTCTctggcatgtttcattgttcCTTCTGtttgtaaaaagtaaaaatgatgtGTACACTGTGACAATGGATTCCAGagggtttaaaagcagaaatgtaccgattgtattttttgtctaagcataattatgaatttttcTGTACAAAAGGGATAATGTTATGCGTTAGTGACTAAATTCCTGTGTGCACAGACAAGGTTGGTAAGAGATTTTATCACACTAGTCTCATGTATTATGTTTAAAGTTGCAATGTAAAGGAAGCAGGGACAGATCTTATGTTCTATATTGTGATGTGCAGCCAAGTGAAATGGATTACGTAGGGTGGGATTTCTATTTATCTATCCATTCTATCCATCTGTCATTGATTAGACAAAGGCAGATGGGAAAGATTATGTTGTTTCAGCAGAAGATCGAGtcatgacattttgattaaaaattgaggtcaaaaaaaaaaagcagcattgATGAATTGAAAGATCAGTaagatgcatttagaaaatagatagaGCGAATtccatttcatgacgactttaaatTTTGTGGTTATACTTTCAAAATAACAtgtattattaaagtttatccCAGTGCAATGCCATTCCCCATAGACTTCCAATAGTAAGTGCACTActgtaaaaataacttttaattgcTATTATAAAGTGAGTTTTTTCTTCCGGAATCAAAGTCATGCCACAGATGTGCCACACAAGTGTTTTGTAATACCGGAACATTTCAAGTTTCTCAggtatttatcattattattttaactaataatattttaccaatcatatttataataataacaacaacaataatattaatcaaactgaaataaatgtttactaTTTGACTGAGGTTGAGGCCAGCGGTGTTGGGTTCCCTGCCAATAGCCCAGAGCAGACAGTCCACCTCATGGATGGTGTCCAACTTCTCCTGTGCAACCTTGTCCTCAGGGTCTTTTGTCACCAGTGTAACACTGAGGCCCTTGTCAGTCTTCTGCACTGACTTCACCTGTaaacaatgtattttaatatattgatataaGATATAGTTTGGGGGAAAATCATAACTGAAAATCTGCCAAACAAACTGATACATCAGACTGACCAGCTACATATTACCTTACTTAATACTACTCAGTACTAGTTACCTGAGTATTTTTCCGTAAGTCAATACCCTGATTTTGCAATTCTTTGGTGCAATTTGAGCTTATCAAGGCATCGAAGTTCCTCAGAACCTTGAAAAGAAAGAACACAGTCATTGCTTACTTTGGGCTAACATGACAGTGGCATTTATCCAGGTGATGATAAATAGGGCTCTTACCCCGCCTTGTCTGATGACGATGGACGTTTTGGACCCCAGAGTGGAAAGGATAC
Encoded proteins:
- the gsr gene encoding glutathione reductase, mitochondrial, which codes for MEILNPLARLRASFLTLGRSLSSSRRLISRSMASESVTRFDFLVIGGGSGGLAGARRAAELGATSAVIESHKLGGTCVNVGCVPKKVMWNTSTHAEYLHDHEDYGFEGAKAHFSWQLIKRKRDAYVSRLNQIYRSNLDKAKIESIHGYARFTDDPEPTVEVNGKKYTAAHILIATGGHPSTVSEDDVPGASLGITSDGFFELESCPKRSVIVGAGYIAVEMAGILSTLGSKTSIVIRQGGVLRNFDALISSNCTKELQNQGIDLRKNTQVKSVQKTDKGLSVTLVTKDPEDKVAQEKLDTIHEVDCLLWAIGREPNTAGLNLSQIGVKIDERGHIVVDEFQNTTRPGIYAVGDVCGRALLTPVAIAAGRKLAHRLFEGKADSKIDYNNIPTVVFSHPPIGTVGLTEDEAIKTWGKDNVKVYTTSFTPMYYAITTRKSQCIMKLVCAGKDEKVVGLHMQGFGCDEMLQGFAVAVNMGATKADFDRTIAIHPTSSEELVTLR